Proteins encoded in a region of the Rickettsia tillamookensis genome:
- a CDS encoding RsmD family RNA methyltransferase, which translates to MLKIISGKYRNQIIPTAKNIKYRPSTGKLKEAIFSILTSGEFTGNKLFNETTHILDLFAGSGSLAFESLSRGAGFATLIDIDTSSLKIAEGFAKSLNIENNVNLVNINALNLPKAARHLFKPAYREEFKGDTERSTTAYTSVREDSSTGSTSKLPLEAKFGKMSNESFDLVFIDPPYHKDIVPKVMKLLIKNNWLRDGTIIVIEMAKLDDYVLDENIEILREKLYGKSKLLVLRYSLAK; encoded by the coding sequence GTGTTAAAAATAATATCCGGTAAATATAGAAACCAAATTATACCTACCGCTAAAAATATCAAATATCGACCTTCCACCGGTAAGCTCAAAGAGGCAATATTTAGTATATTAACCTCCGGTGAGTTTACCGGTAATAAATTATTTAACGAAACTACTCACATTCTCGATTTATTTGCCGGTAGCGGTAGCCTTGCTTTTGAAAGCCTATCAAGAGGAGCAGGTTTTGCTACCTTAATTGATATTGATACATCCTCATTAAAAATAGCAGAAGGATTTGCTAAATCTCTAAACATTGAAAATAATGTTAATTTGGTTAATATTAATGCTTTAAATCTACCGAAAGCTGCCAGACATCTTTTTAAACCAGCTTATAGAGAGGAATTTAAAGGAGACACGGAACGCAGCACCACAGCGTACACAAGCGTACGTGAGGATTCGAGTACCGGATCGACGTCTAAATTACCTCTAGAAGCGAAGTTTGGGAAGATGTCTAATGAATCATTTGATCTTGTATTTATAGACCCTCCTTATCATAAGGATATAGTGCCTAAAGTAATGAAATTGCTGATAAAAAATAACTGGCTTAGAGACGGTACTATCATAGTTATTGAGATGGCTAAACTAGATGATTATGTTTTAGATGAAAATATTGAAATTTTACGTGAAAAACTATATGGTAAGAGTAAGCTATTGGTTTTAAGATATTCCCTTGCAAAATGA
- the radA gene encoding DNA repair protein RadA, producing MTKDKKHYICSNCGNTSPKWSGQCFDCGVWGSIVEEIVSTNKAIVKTGSKQDFDKLSGHVAEQLRIPTPIGELNRVLGGGLVLGSAILIGGDPGIGKSTLLLQLAASNFASKMNCLYITGEESLDQIKLRAIRLNLTNYNTDILAATNLEDIIASIEANKNNIDLVVIDSIQTITTKELSSPPGTVSQIRTCANELVNYAKQNNIIILLSCHVTKDGQLAGPKILEHLVDTVLYFEGDHNNHFRILRSYKNRFGGVGEIGVFEMSGSGLIEVTNPSELFLMKREQNVIGTSIFAGIEGSRPLLMEVQALIVPSNMVTPRRSAVGWDANRLSMILAVLSSRIGLNLANYEVYLSIAGGLKIADPASDLAVAASLISAATGKAVPEHSVFFGEISLSGEIRKTAKAETRIKEAVKLGFNKIICSKLENLNYDFISSVSHLKDLKEIIK from the coding sequence ATGACCAAAGACAAAAAGCATTATATCTGTTCTAACTGTGGAAATACTAGTCCTAAATGGTCGGGGCAGTGCTTTGACTGCGGTGTATGGGGTAGTATTGTCGAAGAGATAGTAAGTACAAATAAAGCAATTGTTAAAACAGGTAGCAAACAAGATTTCGATAAGCTTTCAGGTCACGTAGCCGAACAGTTACGCATCCCTACCCCTATAGGTGAATTAAATAGAGTACTAGGCGGCGGTTTAGTGCTTGGTTCTGCTATATTAATAGGAGGAGACCCTGGCATAGGCAAATCTACTTTGTTATTACAACTAGCAGCAAGTAACTTTGCATCAAAGATGAATTGCTTATATATAACGGGCGAAGAATCATTAGACCAAATAAAATTAAGGGCCATAAGGTTAAATCTAACTAACTATAATACCGATATTTTAGCAGCCACTAATTTGGAAGATATTATTGCGAGTATAGAAGCTAATAAAAATAATATTGATTTAGTAGTGATTGATTCTATTCAAACAATTACCACAAAAGAATTATCCTCGCCTCCAGGCACTGTTTCGCAAATTCGTACATGTGCGAATGAGCTTGTCAATTATGCTAAGCAAAATAATATAATTATTTTATTAAGCTGTCACGTAACTAAAGACGGTCAGCTAGCAGGTCCTAAGATACTTGAGCATCTAGTTGATACGGTGTTATATTTTGAGGGAGATCATAATAATCATTTCCGTATTTTACGCTCATATAAAAATCGTTTTGGCGGTGTGGGTGAAATAGGAGTATTTGAGATGAGCGGCAGCGGGCTTATTGAAGTAACAAATCCGTCTGAACTATTTTTAATGAAGCGAGAGCAGAACGTTATAGGTACATCTATTTTTGCAGGAATTGAAGGTTCAAGACCGTTACTTATGGAAGTACAAGCCCTTATAGTACCTTCAAATATGGTAACTCCTAGACGCTCTGCGGTGGGCTGGGATGCTAACAGGCTATCAATGATACTTGCCGTACTTAGTAGTAGGATAGGACTTAACCTTGCTAATTATGAGGTATATTTAAGCATCGCTGGAGGGCTTAAAATTGCCGATCCTGCTTCTGATTTAGCAGTAGCAGCGAGCTTAATATCTGCTGCAACCGGCAAAGCTGTACCCGAACATAGCGTCTTTTTCGGTGAAATAAGCTTATCGGGTGAAATAAGAAAAACCGCAAAAGCAGAAACAAGAATAAAAGAAGCCGTAAAACTTGGATTTAATAAGATTATCTGCTCTAAACTTGAAAATTTAAACTATGATTTTATATCTTCCGTCTCACATTTAAAGGATTTAAAAGAGATAATTAAATGA
- the recO gene encoding DNA repair protein RecO → MNIKDIGVIIAKKPLKENTFIITVFTKNHGLYSGVVKESSKKSKFIYQEGNIVDFLWQARLHEHIGMAKCELIKSYTGYFIINKAKLYAFNSVISLIKELFHEREEHSNFFSVLVNYLDSLSKSFCFRDYINFELALLAETGYKLDLTQCGVSHVTTDLTYVSPKSARALSYEVGKPYKDKLLILPKFLLSENSEITLEEKRQALTLTNYFFNRYLFHNNRQVEAHQIFMEFTINNS, encoded by the coding sequence ATGAATATCAAAGATATAGGGGTAATAATTGCTAAAAAACCTTTGAAAGAAAATACATTTATTATTACGGTTTTTACTAAAAATCACGGTTTATATTCGGGAGTTGTAAAAGAATCTTCTAAAAAAAGCAAATTTATATATCAAGAAGGAAATATTGTAGATTTTCTTTGGCAGGCAAGACTACACGAACATATCGGCATGGCTAAATGTGAACTCATCAAATCTTACACCGGTTATTTTATCATAAATAAAGCTAAATTATATGCCTTTAATTCCGTTATATCTTTAATCAAAGAGTTATTTCATGAAAGAGAAGAACATTCTAATTTTTTCTCCGTGCTAGTAAATTATCTGGATAGTTTATCAAAGAGTTTTTGTTTCCGTGATTATATTAATTTTGAGCTAGCTTTACTTGCCGAGACCGGCTATAAGCTTGATCTTACACAATGCGGCGTGAGTCATGTTACGACTGATTTAACTTATGTATCCCCTAAATCAGCTAGAGCACTATCATATGAAGTAGGGAAACCCTACAAAGATAAATTATTGATTTTACCAAAATTTTTACTATCAGAGAATAGTGAGATTACATTAGAAGAAAAAAGACAAGCTTTAACCCTAACAAACTATTTTTTTAATAGATATTTATTTCATAATAATAGACAAGTTGAAGCACACCAAATTTTTATGGAATTTACTATAAATAATTCTTAA
- the tsaB gene encoding tRNA (adenosine(37)-N6)-threonylcarbamoyltransferase complex dimerization subunit type 1 TsaB has product MKILAFDTANNTASVAISENENILAYIEELRPSMQAENLMPMIEDVIKSAKCSYDDLDYLAVTNGPGSFTGIRIGLASAKGILFAKENIKAVAVSNFEYAYFRAITQVKDYDKIYVFLNAYRSQLYMQVFHKSEEIEEPLLIDFEYAIKLLANEKGNIVCCGSGLEFIHHQIIHLPNIITLPRFARVKAWVICRYIANRLSSGMKLNSSIEPLYIRPPDAKIAINYVAPTPS; this is encoded by the coding sequence ATGAAAATACTAGCATTTGACACAGCCAATAATACTGCATCGGTAGCAATATCTGAAAATGAGAATATTCTGGCATATATAGAAGAATTACGTCCTTCTATGCAAGCAGAAAATCTAATGCCAATGATAGAAGACGTGATAAAATCAGCTAAATGTTCATATGATGATTTAGATTATTTAGCGGTAACTAACGGACCCGGTAGCTTTACCGGCATTAGAATAGGACTTGCTAGTGCTAAAGGTATATTATTTGCCAAGGAAAATATTAAAGCAGTAGCAGTTAGCAATTTTGAATATGCCTACTTTAGAGCTATAACTCAAGTTAAAGACTATGATAAAATATATGTCTTTTTAAATGCTTATCGCTCACAGCTTTATATGCAAGTTTTTCATAAATCAGAAGAAATAGAAGAGCCGTTATTGATAGATTTCGAGTATGCTATAAAACTACTTGCAAATGAGAAAGGTAATATAGTTTGCTGCGGTAGTGGACTTGAATTTATACATCACCAAATTATACATTTACCGAATATAATAACCTTGCCACGTTTTGCACGAGTTAAAGCATGGGTTATTTGTAGATATATTGCTAATAGATTATCGAGCGGTATGAAGTTAAATAGCTCTATCGAACCGCTTTATATACGCCCGCCTGATGCTAAAATAGCAATAAATTATGTCGCTCCTACTCCTAGTTAA